One genomic region from Shewanella aestuarii encodes:
- a CDS encoding molybdopterin-dependent oxidoreductase, with the protein MTVFQSSCAYCGVGCGLTITSHSTPLSSESPQLDGTPAAFTLKGDQSHPANLGKLCAKGERLLESLVQPNTLRYPRLASGKVVQWDEATQLIAQKFAETRQQFGPDSVALYLSGQLLTEDYYVANKFAKGYLKTANVDTNSRLCMSSAVSAMQRAFGEDVVPGCYEDLEQAEVIVLIGANTAWTHPVLFQRILAAKKLTNAQLVVIDPIKTATAKQADLHLAIHPGADLSLFTGLLGYLADNNKLNHSYIAAHTEGFDEVIQPAQHLSSNLAALAKHAGLNLELLLQFYDLFASSTKVVTASCQGVNQSIIGTDCTNAIINCHLALGQIGQVGSGFFSLTGQPNAMGAEKLVV; encoded by the coding sequence ATGACAGTTTTTCAATCAAGTTGTGCATATTGTGGGGTCGGCTGTGGGTTAACCATTACCTCACACTCAACCCCATTGTCGTCAGAATCACCACAACTTGATGGAACGCCTGCTGCTTTTACGCTGAAAGGGGATCAATCACATCCGGCTAATTTGGGTAAGTTATGTGCTAAAGGTGAGCGTTTATTAGAAAGCTTAGTTCAACCTAATACGTTACGTTATCCCAGATTGGCTTCAGGGAAAGTCGTTCAGTGGGACGAGGCAACTCAACTTATTGCGCAAAAATTTGCTGAAACTCGCCAACAATTTGGTCCTGATTCGGTTGCGTTATATTTATCGGGTCAACTATTAACTGAAGACTATTACGTTGCCAATAAGTTTGCCAAAGGCTATTTAAAAACCGCGAATGTTGACACTAACTCTCGTCTTTGTATGTCGTCAGCAGTTAGCGCAATGCAACGAGCCTTTGGTGAAGATGTAGTACCGGGTTGCTATGAGGATTTAGAGCAAGCTGAAGTTATTGTATTAATTGGCGCGAACACAGCTTGGACCCATCCTGTGTTATTTCAGCGCATTTTAGCGGCTAAAAAGTTAACCAATGCGCAATTGGTGGTGATCGATCCGATTAAAACCGCAACAGCTAAACAAGCCGATCTGCATTTAGCAATTCATCCCGGAGCCGATTTAAGTCTATTTACAGGGTTATTGGGCTATTTAGCCGACAACAACAAGTTAAACCATTCTTACATAGCAGCTCATACAGAAGGCTTCGACGAGGTTATTCAACCGGCTCAACATTTGAGTAGCAATTTAGCCGCTTTGGCAAAACATGCTGGGTTAAATCTTGAGTTGTTACTGCAATTTTATGATTTATTTGCCAGCTCAACCAAAGTGGTAACGGCTTCATGCCAAGGGGTCAATCAATCCATAATCGGCACAGATTGTACTAACGCTATTATTAACTGCCACCTAGCATTAGGCCAAATTGGTCAGGTAGGCAGCGGCTTCTTTTCGTTAACGGGTCAACCTAACGCCATGGGGGCAGAGAAGTTGGTGGTCTAG
- a CDS encoding VOC family protein encodes MNYQYLNDTWPEFSLRVQHFIQQLGLDKLALDCDHCALRVNHQQKAQLLVDEFSQHGEIISNNMINGRPILIIKLAEPLMLAGTPIQCVELPFPSDKTYPVEGWEHVELVLPSNAQTCDELADELVAKLPQLAPVIAGNTDIKVKQSSPKGDNERLANPTIAFKANGICVKVHPHGIQKIIESEQA; translated from the coding sequence ATGAATTATCAATACCTCAATGACACATGGCCGGAGTTTAGCCTGCGTGTGCAACATTTTATTCAACAACTCGGTTTAGATAAATTGGCACTTGATTGCGACCATTGTGCATTACGAGTTAACCATCAGCAAAAAGCACAATTATTGGTAGATGAATTTAGCCAACATGGTGAGATTATTTCCAATAACATGATTAATGGTCGCCCTATTTTAATCATCAAATTAGCAGAACCATTAATGTTGGCAGGTACACCTATTCAATGTGTCGAATTGCCTTTCCCATCAGATAAAACCTACCCTGTTGAAGGTTGGGAACATGTAGAATTGGTCTTGCCCTCAAATGCGCAAACCTGTGATGAATTAGCCGATGAGTTAGTAGCTAAGCTGCCACAACTTGCCCCAGTGATTGCCGGTAACACCGACATTAAGGTCAAACAAAGCTCACCCAAAGGTGACAACGAACGTTTAGCGAATCCGACCATTGCTTTTAAAGCCAATGGGATATGCGTTAAAGTACACCCCCACGGTATTCAAAAAATAATTGAGAGCGAGCAAGCTTGA
- a CDS encoding ion transporter, which yields MNQQISEESALKQQLRRIIFGTDTPLGKAFDIGLMISIVLSILLICLDTIDSLHTDYGQYFLIGEWFFTLLFTIEYLLRLYCSQNRLQYARSFFGVVDLLSILPSYLALIFPGANFALALRVLRLFRVFRVLKLLRFLADGNLLLRAMMQSSRKVFVFFFSVSLIILVLSVIMYVVEGPNNGFSSIPKSIYWTIVTITTVGYGDITPQTPLGQGIAAITMLIGYSIIAIPTGILTAEISHEIVRVRDLRKCSNCGKKGHDNDAQFCNHCGSELESLSSLVES from the coding sequence ATGAACCAACAAATATCAGAAGAGTCAGCTTTAAAACAACAATTAAGAAGAATTATTTTTGGTACTGACACCCCCTTAGGTAAAGCGTTTGATATTGGTTTGATGATATCGATTGTACTGAGCATTTTACTTATTTGCCTAGATACCATTGATAGTTTACATACTGATTATGGGCAGTATTTTTTGATAGGCGAGTGGTTTTTCACTCTGTTATTCACCATTGAATATCTATTGCGCTTATATTGCTCACAAAATCGCTTACAGTATGCTCGTAGTTTTTTTGGGGTAGTTGATTTATTGTCAATTTTACCTAGTTATCTTGCGTTAATATTTCCGGGAGCCAATTTTGCGTTAGCACTTAGAGTACTGAGGTTATTTAGGGTTTTTCGGGTGCTTAAATTATTACGCTTTTTAGCTGACGGTAACTTGCTACTTAGAGCTATGATGCAATCAAGTCGCAAAGTGTTTGTGTTTTTCTTTTCAGTTAGCCTAATCATTCTGGTATTAAGTGTGATTATGTATGTAGTAGAAGGGCCAAATAACGGCTTTAGTTCCATCCCCAAGTCTATTTATTGGACCATAGTGACAATTACCACGGTAGGTTATGGCGACATCACGCCACAAACCCCATTAGGGCAGGGGATTGCGGCAATTACTATGTTGATTGGATATTCGATTATCGCCATTCCTACCGGCATATTAACGGCTGAAATCTCCCATGAGATTGTAAGGGTTCGTGATCTACGTAAATGCAGCAATTGTGGTAAAAAAGGCCATGATAATGATGCGCAATTTTGTAACCACTGCGGTAGCGAGCTAGAAAGCTTATCCTCATTGGTTGAATCGTAA
- a CDS encoding MATE family efflux transporter — protein sequence MTTAKFVEGPILRHILVMSSTAAIGISALFVVDLLDIFFLSLLGEQELAAAVGYAGTISFFTTSIGIGLSIALGALVSRAVGAKNSHQAKRLFMNCAVVTLITGILVAITVLIFVPELLALVGATGYTAQLAQSYLYILVPSLPIICLAMALGGALRAVGDAKLSMMSTLAGGGVNAVLDPIFIFLFAMGIEGAAVASVLSRCAVLLIAGHGVIVKHQLLGKFNFDEFRQDLPVIFAIAGPAMLTNVATPIGNAVVTRAIADFGDSYVAGWAVLGRLIPVSFGMIFALSGAVGPIVGQNFGANEFGRVKQSLTKAIQFCVVYVLVVSSVLFLLRHQIISGFDMKGDAAAVILFFCQYIAVFFIFSGILFVANASFNNLGKPKYSTFFNVGKATLGTIPFVYFGAQWGQVYGVLIGQVIGSIIFGVAGVIMAYRLVNKLAHTAEAELAAQVFKESELAMGGVASSSPLSSACAQMAQLDEEPLCEQLGERNTQHRGESNGVKSKP from the coding sequence ATGACCACAGCGAAGTTTGTTGAAGGCCCAATACTACGCCATATTTTAGTGATGAGCTCTACCGCTGCTATCGGCATTTCGGCGCTATTTGTCGTTGATTTACTGGATATCTTCTTTTTAAGTTTACTGGGAGAACAAGAGCTTGCCGCTGCAGTGGGGTATGCCGGTACTATTTCATTTTTTACAACTTCCATTGGCATTGGTTTATCTATTGCGTTAGGTGCATTAGTTTCTCGGGCTGTGGGGGCGAAAAATAGTCATCAAGCTAAGCGCTTATTTATGAATTGTGCTGTGGTGACATTAATTACCGGTATTTTGGTGGCGATAACCGTGCTGATTTTTGTGCCAGAACTATTAGCCTTGGTGGGGGCAACGGGTTATACAGCACAATTAGCCCAAAGCTATTTGTATATTTTAGTTCCATCGCTGCCAATTATTTGCTTGGCCATGGCATTAGGCGGTGCATTAAGGGCGGTTGGCGATGCGAAGTTGTCTATGATGTCAACTTTAGCCGGGGGCGGCGTGAATGCAGTGCTTGATCCCATTTTTATCTTCTTATTTGCCATGGGTATTGAAGGTGCTGCGGTTGCTTCAGTATTGTCACGCTGTGCAGTGTTATTGATTGCGGGTCATGGGGTGATTGTGAAACATCAATTGCTGGGCAAGTTTAACTTTGATGAGTTTAGACAAGATTTACCGGTCATTTTTGCTATTGCCGGACCGGCTATGTTGACCAATGTGGCAACGCCGATTGGTAATGCTGTAGTGACTCGAGCAATCGCTGACTTTGGCGACAGTTATGTTGCCGGCTGGGCGGTGTTGGGGCGCTTAATTCCTGTCAGCTTTGGGATGATTTTTGCTTTATCTGGCGCGGTTGGCCCCATTGTTGGGCAAAACTTTGGGGCGAATGAATTTGGTCGAGTGAAGCAAAGCTTAACCAAAGCGATTCAATTTTGTGTGGTTTATGTGCTTGTGGTGTCGTCAGTGCTGTTTTTATTGCGGCATCAAATTATCAGTGGCTTTGACATGAAAGGGGATGCCGCAGCGGTGATTTTGTTCTTCTGCCAATATATTGCAGTATTTTTTATCTTTTCCGGTATTTTGTTTGTTGCCAATGCATCTTTTAATAACTTAGGTAAACCTAAGTATTCGACGTTTTTTAATGTTGGTAAGGCAACGCTGGGTACGATTCCCTTTGTGTATTTTGGCGCCCAATGGGGGCAAGTCTACGGGGTGTTAATTGGTCAGGTTATTGGATCAATTATATTTGGCGTCGCCGGCGTGATAATGGCATATCGTTTGGTCAATAAATTAGCTCATACAGCAGAAGCTGAGCTCGCTGCGCAAGTATTTAAAGAGTCAGAGTTAGCGATGGGCGGTGTGGCATCGTCATCACCGTTATCATCTGCTTGTGCACAAATGGCGCAGTTGGATGAAGAGCCTTTGTGTGAGCAACTAGGGGAGCGAAATACCCAGCACAGAGGCGAGTCAAACGGAGTGAAAAGCAAGCCTTGA
- the htpX gene encoding protease HtpX, translated as MKRIFLLIATNMAILLVASIVMSILGVNTSTMGGLLVFAAIFGFGGAFISLAISKWMAKKTMGCEVITNPRDNTERWLVETVARQAKQAGIKMPEVAIYQSPEMNAFATGPSKDNSLVAVSSGLLYGMTQDEIEGVLAHEVSHVANGDMVTLTLIQGVVNTFVIFAARVVAGIINNVVASNDEEGEGLGMFAYMAVVFVLDMLFGILASMIVAYFSRIREFKADEGAARLAGKHKMIAALERLKTGPETGAMPAQMSALGINGKRSMAEFLMSHPPLEKRIAALRNS; from the coding sequence ATGAAGCGTATATTTTTGTTAATTGCGACCAACATGGCAATTTTGCTAGTGGCCTCAATTGTAATGTCTATTCTAGGGGTGAACACCTCAACCATGGGTGGATTATTAGTATTTGCTGCCATTTTTGGTTTTGGTGGTGCATTTATTAGTTTAGCTATTTCAAAGTGGATGGCTAAGAAAACCATGGGTTGTGAAGTGATCACTAATCCACGTGACAACACAGAGCGTTGGTTGGTAGAAACCGTTGCGCGTCAAGCGAAGCAAGCTGGTATTAAAATGCCTGAAGTGGCTATTTATCAGTCACCAGAAATGAACGCGTTTGCAACAGGCCCAAGTAAAGACAATTCGTTGGTTGCTGTAAGTTCTGGTTTGCTTTATGGCATGACTCAAGACGAGATTGAAGGCGTATTGGCCCATGAAGTAAGCCACGTTGCTAATGGCGATATGGTAACCCTAACCTTAATCCAAGGTGTGGTGAATACCTTTGTTATTTTTGCGGCACGTGTTGTTGCTGGCATTATTAACAATGTGGTTGCTAGCAATGACGAAGAGGGCGAAGGTCTTGGTATGTTCGCATACATGGCCGTAGTGTTTGTGCTTGATATGTTATTTGGTATTTTGGCATCAATGATTGTGGCTTACTTCTCTCGCATTCGTGAGTTTAAAGCTGACGAAGGTGCAGCGCGCTTAGCGGGTAAGCACAAGATGATTGCTGCGTTAGAACGCTTAAAGACAGGCCCAGAAACCGGTGCTATGCCAGCTCAAATGTCAGCATTAGGTATTAATGGTAAGCGTTCAATGGCGGAATTTTTAATGAGCCATCCACCATTAGAAAAACGCATTGCTGCTCTACGCAACAGCTAA
- the pepE gene encoding dipeptidase PepE, whose product MSANVLLLSASREADTPYLHHAIPFIKPLCQPKQQWIFIPYAGVGMSFDDYLAKVRQGLAELPITINSIHEFGDPKQAIKDADGIIVGGGNTFQLLNELYRYDLLNLIKEQVREGKPYVGWSAGANIAGQSIRTTNDMPIIEPPSFVAIGLVPFQINPHYTNYQAPGQNGETRAQRLFEFTQVNPLTPVIGIQEGSALRLEGHKLSLVGDKEGYLFHCQQQAIPIPAGSDLSHFL is encoded by the coding sequence ATGTCTGCTAATGTTCTACTTTTAAGTGCTTCACGTGAGGCTGATACTCCTTATTTGCACCACGCCATCCCTTTTATTAAGCCACTATGTCAACCTAAACAACAGTGGATTTTTATCCCCTATGCAGGCGTAGGAATGAGTTTTGATGACTATTTAGCTAAGGTACGCCAAGGGCTAGCTGAACTACCGATAACCATCAATAGTATTCATGAGTTTGGCGATCCTAAACAAGCCATAAAAGATGCCGATGGTATTATTGTGGGGGGTGGTAATACCTTCCAATTATTAAATGAGCTCTATCGTTATGATTTATTAAACTTAATCAAAGAACAAGTGAGAGAAGGTAAGCCTTATGTGGGGTGGAGTGCCGGCGCAAATATCGCAGGCCAATCCATTAGAACCACCAATGATATGCCCATCATTGAGCCGCCATCGTTTGTCGCAATAGGATTAGTGCCATTTCAAATTAACCCCCATTACACCAATTACCAAGCCCCTGGCCAAAATGGGGAAACACGCGCACAGCGTCTGTTTGAATTTACTCAAGTTAATCCACTGACACCTGTTATCGGCATTCAGGAAGGCTCTGCACTGCGTTTAGAAGGCCATAAACTTAGCTTAGTCGGCGATAAAGAAGGCTATTTATTTCATTGTCAGCAGCAAGCCATTCCGATACCTGCTGGTAGTGATTTATCACATTTTTTATAA
- a CDS encoding L,D-transpeptidase family protein, whose product MASASSNQTHSKIDLVIVNKSESSMSVLRDGQVIKTYAIAMGDAPIGHKLTEGDQRTPQGRYILDYKKSDSAFYKSIHISYPNDEDKLRAKALGISPGGMIMIHGQNPRSKMSPEEAQRYNWTNGCIAVTNKEMDELWRMIDEGTPIEIWP is encoded by the coding sequence ATGGCAAGCGCATCATCAAATCAAACTCATTCTAAAATTGATTTAGTGATAGTGAATAAATCAGAATCCAGCATGTCTGTACTTCGTGATGGTCAGGTGATCAAAACCTATGCAATTGCGATGGGAGATGCGCCAATAGGGCATAAATTAACAGAAGGCGATCAACGCACGCCTCAAGGGCGATACATACTCGATTACAAAAAATCGGATAGTGCCTTTTATAAATCAATTCATATCTCATACCCTAATGATGAAGATAAACTCAGGGCAAAAGCCTTAGGCATTAGTCCTGGAGGAATGATCATGATCCACGGTCAAAACCCTCGCTCAAAAATGTCGCCCGAAGAGGCACAGCGATATAATTGGACCAATGGTTGTATTGCGGTGACCAATAAAGAAATGGACGAATTATGGCGCATGATTGACGAAGGCACGCCCATTGAAATTTGGCCATAA